A window of the Vanessa cardui chromosome 12, ilVanCard2.1, whole genome shotgun sequence genome harbors these coding sequences:
- the LOC124534302 gene encoding lipase 3-like, translating into MKLIIIFLSTLMVTLSLLTRSDTPMDFIEMANDSGYPVGEYDVVTQDGYILKLFHIPGDKSKPVLLMHGVIDSADTFVLRKKRSLAIALANAGYDVWIGNNRGNKYSRRHQYLDPNTDREFWDYSFHEFGYYDLPAIIDFVLDNTGAKSLSAIGHSQGNSIFLVLGATRPEYNERIRVLVSLSPICYLNNLKNTASQVLKLLPAITRFLSIIGQEEIFSEDTVFARVFRYICGSKKSYSFCTNEILFRLAGSDPEELEVDFYPSVIAHYPTGTSNKNAIHLSQVGARRTFAEFDYGYRNLDIYNTTVSPEYDLSKVTMKIALLAGLNDELSTIKDVTLLRNKLPNVVEYSVVNHKKFNHIDAVWGRNMHVYLFPIIFDILSKHG; encoded by the coding sequence AtgaagttaattataatttttttatcaacattaATGGTTACACTTAGTTTATTAACGCGTTCGGATACTCCAATGGACTTCATCGAAATGGCAAACGATTCAGGCTACCCTGTGGGGGAGTACGATGTGGTCACACAAGACGGATACATATTGAAACTGTTTCATATACCCGGTGACAAAAGTAAACCAGTTTTATTGATGCATGGCGTCATCGACTCCGCTGATACTTTCGTTTTAAGGAAAAAAAGATCTTTAGCTATCGCCCTGGCTAATGCGGGATATGACGTTTGGATCGGCAACAACAGGGGTAACAAGTACTCTCGACGACACCAATATTTGGATCCGAATACGGACAGGGAGTTTTGGGATTACAGTTTTCACGAATTCGGCTATTATGACCTACCCGCCATTATAGATTTCGTACTCGATAACACTGGAGCGAAGAGTTTGAGTGCAATAGGTCATTCTCAAGGTAATTCAATATTCCTGGTTCTCGGAGCAACTCGACCGGAATACAACGAAAGGATAAGAGTGTTAGTGTCTCTCTCGCCGATATGTTACCTGAATAACTTGAAAAATACCGCTTCTCAAGTATTGAAATTATTACCAGCGATTACCCGATTCCTCTCAATTATAGGACAAGAAGAGATTTTCAGTGAGGACACAGTGTTCGCCCGAGTGTTTAGGTATATCTGTGGAAGTAAAAAGAGTTACAGCTTTTGTACGAACGAAATTCTTTTCCGCTTAGCGGGAAGTGACCCCGAGGAACTAGAAGTTGACTTCTATCCCTCCGTTATCGCTCACTATCCGACCGGCACGTCTAACAAGAATGCCATACACTTGTCCCAGGTTGGAGCCAGACGAACGTTTGCGGAATTCGACTACGGATATCGAAATTTGGACATTTATAACACGACTGTTTCTCCGGAATACGATTTGAGTAAGGTTACGATGAAAATCGCGTTGCTGGCTGGGTTGAACGATGAGCTATCGACAATAAAAGACGTTACGttattaaggaataaattacCGAATGTCGTGGAATATAGTGTTGTGAATCATAAGAAATTTAACCACATAGATGCGGTATGGGGAAGGAATATGCATGTATATCTTTTTCcgattatttttgacattttgtcAAAGCACGGGTGA